In Hamadaea flava, a genomic segment contains:
- a CDS encoding carbohydrate ABC transporter permease: MSAERFDTVLGLAHRRGLGARIGVFVLYALMVVVFAGPLVALMIGAFSKVVDPTGFSLVPDGGFTVRNFVAAADRDVYHYLINSFVVVGFGLLLQMLVSVFAAYALARHKMRFAALIMLAVLATMMLPEEVITIPLSVVLADVPPFDVNLIGTYAGMILPVGAWGFSILVMTEFMKEVPVELEEAARIDGAGELRTFFSIILPLCRPALGVIGVFGFTMIWDQYLLPLIVATEPSQYTLPIALRTLRSDEEVGIGVLLAAAMLALLPSVIAFLAFQRQFVRGLTSGAIKG, from the coding sequence ATGAGCGCCGAACGCTTCGACACCGTCCTCGGGCTCGCGCATCGCCGCGGGCTCGGCGCCCGGATCGGCGTCTTCGTCTTGTACGCACTGATGGTGGTGGTCTTCGCCGGACCGCTGGTGGCCCTGATGATCGGCGCCTTCTCCAAGGTCGTCGACCCGACCGGGTTCTCCCTCGTCCCCGACGGCGGCTTCACCGTCCGCAACTTCGTGGCGGCCGCCGACCGCGACGTCTACCACTACTTGATCAACTCGTTCGTCGTGGTGGGCTTCGGGCTGCTGCTGCAGATGCTGGTCAGCGTCTTCGCCGCGTACGCCCTGGCCCGGCACAAGATGCGGTTCGCCGCGTTGATCATGCTGGCGGTCCTGGCGACGATGATGCTGCCGGAGGAGGTCATCACGATCCCGCTGTCGGTGGTGCTGGCCGACGTGCCGCCGTTCGACGTCAACCTGATCGGCACGTACGCCGGGATGATCCTGCCGGTCGGCGCGTGGGGCTTCTCGATCCTCGTCATGACGGAGTTCATGAAGGAGGTCCCGGTCGAACTGGAGGAGGCGGCCCGCATCGACGGGGCCGGCGAGCTGCGTACCTTCTTCTCGATCATCCTGCCGTTGTGCCGTCCGGCCCTGGGCGTCATCGGTGTCTTCGGCTTCACGATGATCTGGGACCAGTATCTGCTGCCCCTCATCGTGGCGACCGAGCCGTCGCAGTACACGCTCCCGATCGCACTGCGTACGCTGCGGTCGGACGAGGAGGTCGGGATAGGAGTGCTGCTGGCCGCCGCCATGCTGGCCCTGCTGCCCTCGGTGATCGCCTTCCTGGCCTTCCAGCGCCAGTTCGTCCGTGGGCTGACCAGCGGAGCGATCAAGGGATAG
- a CDS encoding acylphosphatase — translation MSEIIRRRVVVAGLVQGVYFRDTCRRKALAHNVAGWVRNRRDGAVEAAFEGAPDDVDRLLRWARRGPEDAVVKTFTVDEEDPVGDTGFLILPTA, via the coding sequence ATGAGTGAGATCATCCGCAGGCGGGTCGTGGTCGCCGGCCTCGTCCAGGGCGTCTACTTCCGGGACACGTGCCGTCGCAAGGCACTCGCGCACAATGTCGCCGGCTGGGTCCGCAATCGCCGGGACGGCGCGGTCGAGGCGGCTTTCGAGGGCGCGCCCGACGACGTCGACCGGTTGCTGCGCTGGGCGCGGCGAGGACCGGAGGACGCCGTGGTGAAGACCTTCACGGTGGATGAGGAAGACCCGGTGGGGGACACCGGCTTCCTCATCCTCCCGACCGCCTAG
- a CDS encoding sugar ABC transporter substrate-binding protein codes for MKRLRYAVALLAVMATALSATACGGDDGAQQNAKGELEIWIRQAAGSDSAKTAERLAQAFTQASGVPTKVVAIFDDFETKLQQQGAQHKLPDIVINDTAQLGNMQSQGWLRQVDKSTFAGADKISERAWKAATATDGKYYGVPFSAQAFLLLVRADWRKKLNLPEPKTWADLAALGAAFTKNDPDGNGKADTAGFDIPGTTQRGYMSWYASSYIWGNGGDFVAPAGTGKWKPAVGDAKSVEAVKWLQDRFCVDKSVNPGAVNVNTTTAHEVFEKNQAGIYLVGPYVLARFVKSLGSDKVEAIALPAGPSGGPGALAEGENVYLMAGSDNEAGQKKFAEYATSVDGQKIGMNADDPGAIVRLSVNTGVDMASVRKDPRWLAFQKVYDEAGVYSPPVPNWAPFRQTAADAINAVMADCGADVQAAMNKLAGQLGDLLSKQNALA; via the coding sequence GTGAAGAGACTCCGGTACGCCGTCGCGCTCCTCGCCGTGATGGCCACCGCGCTGTCGGCCACCGCGTGCGGCGGCGACGACGGCGCCCAGCAGAACGCCAAGGGAGAGCTGGAGATCTGGATCCGGCAGGCGGCCGGTTCCGACTCGGCCAAGACCGCCGAGCGCCTGGCGCAGGCGTTCACGCAGGCAAGCGGCGTCCCCACCAAGGTGGTGGCGATCTTCGACGACTTCGAGACCAAGCTTCAGCAGCAGGGCGCCCAGCACAAGCTGCCCGACATCGTCATCAACGACACCGCACAACTGGGCAACATGCAGTCGCAGGGCTGGCTGCGCCAGGTCGACAAGTCCACTTTCGCCGGCGCAGACAAGATCTCCGAGCGAGCCTGGAAGGCGGCGACCGCCACCGACGGCAAGTACTACGGCGTACCGTTCTCGGCGCAGGCGTTCCTGCTCCTGGTCCGGGCGGACTGGCGCAAGAAGCTGAACCTGCCGGAGCCGAAGACCTGGGCCGACCTGGCCGCCCTCGGCGCGGCGTTCACGAAGAACGACCCGGACGGCAACGGCAAGGCCGACACCGCCGGGTTCGACATCCCCGGCACCACGCAGCGCGGCTACATGTCCTGGTACGCCTCCTCGTACATCTGGGGCAACGGCGGCGACTTCGTGGCGCCGGCCGGAACCGGCAAGTGGAAGCCGGCCGTCGGCGACGCGAAGTCCGTCGAGGCCGTGAAGTGGCTGCAGGACCGGTTCTGCGTGGACAAGTCGGTGAACCCGGGCGCGGTGAACGTCAACACCACCACCGCGCACGAGGTCTTCGAGAAGAATCAGGCGGGCATCTACCTGGTCGGCCCGTACGTGCTGGCCCGGTTCGTGAAGAGCCTCGGCAGCGACAAGGTCGAGGCGATCGCGCTGCCGGCCGGCCCGTCCGGCGGTCCCGGCGCGCTGGCCGAGGGCGAGAACGTCTATCTGATGGCCGGTTCGGACAACGAGGCCGGGCAGAAGAAGTTCGCCGAGTACGCGACCTCGGTCGACGGGCAGAAGATCGGCATGAACGCCGACGACCCCGGCGCGATCGTCCGGCTGTCCGTCAACACCGGGGTCGACATGGCCTCGGTCCGCAAGGACCCCCGGTGGCTCGCCTTCCAGAAGGTCTACGACGAGGCCGGGGTGTACAGCCCGCCGGTGCCCAACTGGGCTCCGTTCCGGCAGACCGCGGCCGACGCCATCAACGCCGTGATGGCCGACTGCGGCGCCGACGTGCAGGCGGCCATGAACAAGCTGGCCGGCCAGCTCGGTGACCTGCTCTCGAAGCAGAACGCACTCGCCTGA
- a CDS encoding exodeoxyribonuclease III: protein MRLATWNVNSVNARLPRLLDWLESVRPDVVCLQETKTADFPVAEVDKLGYETAAHGLNRWNGVALLSRVGLADVSPGFPGEPGFPDPEARALGATCGGVRVWSVYVPNGRTPDDPHYAYKLTWLAALRTALGDELGGHAELAVCGDFNVAPTDADVWDPAQFVGATHVTPPEREALRHLLDLGLHDIVPKPMKGPNPFTYWDYRAGMFHQDKGMRIDLVYATKPLADRVTGAYIDREARKGKGPSDHAPIVVDLG from the coding sequence ATGCGACTGGCGACCTGGAATGTCAATTCGGTCAATGCCCGCCTGCCGCGGCTGCTCGACTGGCTGGAGTCCGTCCGGCCCGACGTGGTCTGCCTGCAGGAGACGAAGACGGCCGACTTCCCGGTCGCCGAGGTGGACAAGCTCGGTTACGAGACGGCCGCGCACGGGCTCAACCGGTGGAACGGGGTCGCCCTGTTGTCCCGGGTCGGCTTGGCGGACGTGTCGCCCGGCTTCCCCGGCGAGCCGGGCTTCCCCGACCCGGAGGCGCGGGCGCTCGGCGCGACCTGCGGCGGCGTACGGGTGTGGTCGGTGTACGTGCCGAACGGGCGGACCCCCGACGACCCGCATTACGCGTACAAGCTGACCTGGCTGGCGGCGCTGCGGACCGCGCTCGGCGACGAGCTGGGAGGGCACGCGGAGCTCGCGGTGTGCGGCGACTTCAACGTGGCGCCCACCGACGCGGACGTCTGGGACCCGGCGCAGTTCGTCGGCGCGACCCACGTGACGCCGCCGGAGCGCGAGGCGTTGCGGCACCTGCTCGACCTCGGCCTGCACGACATCGTGCCGAAGCCGATGAAGGGACCGAATCCGTTCACCTACTGGGACTACCGGGCCGGGATGTTCCACCAGGACAAGGGAATGCGCATCGACCTCGTGTACGCGACCAAGCCGCTGGCCGACCGGGTGACCGGGGCCTACATCGACCGGGAGGCCCGCAAGGGCAAGGGCCCGTCGGACCACGCTCCGATCGTGGTGGACCTCGGCTGA
- a CDS encoding DUF1697 domain-containing protein, which translates to MAKFGVLLRGINVGGSNKVSMADLRTLLDGLGFTNVKTLLQSGNAVFDAPKGTPAQLATQIEQALEDRYGRVIGCVVVTRADLDRIVAANPLAGIADKPSYQLVTFLNGEPDAKLFTADDTTAYAPEVVLAGDREIHSWHPNGQANTKLTPGWWKKRLPGLVATARNWNTVLKLRDLLD; encoded by the coding sequence ATGGCGAAGTTCGGGGTTCTCCTGCGGGGCATCAACGTCGGCGGCAGCAACAAGGTCTCCATGGCCGACCTGCGGACGCTTCTCGATGGCCTCGGCTTCACGAACGTGAAGACGCTGCTCCAGAGCGGCAACGCCGTCTTCGACGCCCCGAAGGGCACCCCGGCGCAGCTCGCCACGCAGATCGAGCAGGCGCTGGAGGACCGCTACGGCCGGGTGATCGGCTGCGTCGTCGTGACCCGCGCCGACCTCGACCGGATCGTGGCCGCCAATCCGCTGGCCGGGATCGCCGACAAGCCGTCCTACCAACTCGTCACGTTCCTCAACGGCGAGCCCGACGCGAAGCTCTTCACCGCCGACGACACCACGGCGTACGCGCCGGAGGTGGTGCTCGCCGGCGATCGCGAGATCCACTCGTGGCACCCGAACGGGCAGGCGAACACGAAACTCACCCCGGGCTGGTGGAAGAAGCGGCTGCCCGGCCTGGTCGCGACCGCTCGGAACTGGAACACCGTCCTGAAACTGCGCGACCTGCTGGACTGA
- a CDS encoding carbohydrate-binding protein, with product MKRHALVRAAVLTSALLATAIWAPGASAAPTRYEAENGVCDGTIDSNWAGYSGTGFCNTANAVGGSVTWTVTATAAGTATLGLRYANGTTTDRPANVVVNGATAASAVSFPGTGAWTTWVTKTVTVPVVAGSNTIQLAATTANGDANVDYLDVEVTPTPIATVYQAEDCTIAQGVVEANHAGYTGAGFVNYDNATGSYVECSVSVASAGTYTLTFRASNGTTAGRPLSVAVNGSTVNGSLAFASTTNWDTWADVPQTVTLTAGANVVRATATTANGGPNLDKITVSSGGTTPPANPMAAAPYEYLGWGSPQDPVTVMNTTGIKWFTLAFILSDGTCNPAWDGSRPLTGGNDQTQINRIRANGGDVMVSIGGWSGDKLGEKCTSASALAGAYQKVINAYALKAIDIDIEATEWSSATVRQRVIDALKIVKTNNPGVKTIITFGTTPTGPDSTGLDMIARGANSGLANDVWAIMPFDYGGFSGDMGDATIAATDGLKNAVKNAYGYSDAVAYSHVGFSSMNGKTDEAGETVTVADFQQMLAYAKSKHLGRFAYWSINRDRACGGGTDADACSGISQQPYDFTKIVAQYQG from the coding sequence ATGAAGAGACACGCCCTCGTGCGGGCGGCCGTCCTCACCTCCGCGCTGCTGGCCACCGCGATCTGGGCGCCGGGCGCGTCGGCCGCCCCGACCCGGTACGAGGCGGAGAACGGCGTCTGCGACGGCACGATCGACTCCAACTGGGCCGGTTACTCCGGGACCGGGTTCTGCAACACCGCCAACGCCGTCGGCGGCTCGGTGACCTGGACGGTGACCGCCACCGCGGCCGGCACCGCGACCCTCGGCCTCCGGTACGCCAACGGCACGACCACCGACCGTCCGGCGAACGTCGTCGTCAACGGCGCGACAGCGGCGTCCGCCGTCTCCTTCCCCGGCACCGGCGCGTGGACGACATGGGTCACCAAGACCGTGACCGTCCCCGTCGTCGCCGGGTCGAACACGATCCAGCTGGCGGCGACGACCGCCAACGGCGACGCCAACGTCGACTACCTCGACGTCGAGGTCACGCCGACCCCCATCGCGACCGTCTACCAGGCCGAGGACTGCACGATCGCGCAGGGCGTCGTCGAGGCCAACCACGCCGGATACACCGGTGCCGGGTTCGTGAACTACGACAACGCGACCGGTTCTTATGTGGAGTGCTCGGTGAGCGTGGCGAGCGCCGGGACCTACACGCTGACCTTCCGGGCGTCCAACGGCACCACGGCCGGCCGGCCGCTGTCGGTGGCCGTGAACGGCTCGACCGTCAACGGCTCGCTGGCCTTCGCGTCCACGACGAACTGGGACACCTGGGCCGACGTGCCGCAGACGGTGACCTTGACCGCCGGAGCCAACGTCGTACGCGCCACCGCGACGACGGCAAACGGCGGACCGAACCTCGACAAGATCACCGTCTCTAGTGGAGGAACGACGCCGCCGGCGAACCCGATGGCCGCCGCGCCCTACGAGTACCTCGGCTGGGGCAGCCCGCAGGATCCGGTCACCGTCATGAACACCACCGGGATCAAGTGGTTCACCCTCGCCTTCATCCTGTCCGACGGCACCTGCAACCCTGCCTGGGACGGCAGCCGGCCGCTGACCGGCGGCAACGACCAGACCCAGATCAACCGCATCCGGGCCAACGGCGGCGACGTCATGGTCTCCATCGGCGGCTGGTCCGGCGACAAGCTCGGGGAGAAATGCACCAGCGCGTCGGCGCTCGCCGGGGCGTACCAGAAGGTGATCAACGCGTACGCGCTGAAGGCGATCGACATCGACATCGAGGCCACGGAGTGGTCGAGCGCGACGGTCCGGCAGCGGGTGATCGACGCGCTGAAGATCGTCAAGACGAACAACCCGGGCGTCAAGACGATCATCACCTTCGGCACCACGCCGACCGGCCCGGACAGCACCGGCCTCGACATGATCGCGCGGGGCGCGAACTCCGGGCTCGCCAACGACGTGTGGGCGATCATGCCCTTCGACTACGGCGGCTTCTCCGGCGACATGGGCGACGCGACCATCGCCGCCACCGACGGGCTCAAGAACGCCGTCAAGAACGCGTACGGGTATTCGGACGCGGTCGCGTACTCGCACGTCGGGTTCTCGTCGATGAACGGCAAGACCGACGAGGCCGGCGAGACCGTCACCGTCGCCGACTTCCAGCAGATGCTCGCCTACGCCAAGAGCAAGCACCTGGGCCGGTTCGCGTACTGGTCGATCAACCGCGACCGCGCCTGCGGCGGCGGGACCGACGCCGACGCGTGCAGCGGCATCTCGCAACAGCCCTACGACTTCACCAAGATCGTCGCCCAGTACCAGGGCTAG
- a CDS encoding winged helix-turn-helix transcriptional regulator has translation MDLSVRNDLTCQVRDVLDRVGDKWTLNVVYQLRDGSRRFTDLKRSIEGISQRMLTVTLRNLERDGLVERTVHAVVPPRVDYELTEMGQTLLKTAWELIDWAERHAEDIAHARVRYDAIP, from the coding sequence ATGGACCTGTCGGTTCGGAACGACCTGACCTGCCAGGTCCGGGACGTGCTCGACCGGGTCGGCGACAAGTGGACGCTCAACGTCGTCTACCAGTTGCGCGACGGCAGCCGCCGGTTCACCGACCTCAAACGCTCCATCGAGGGGATCAGTCAGCGGATGCTCACCGTGACGCTGCGCAACCTGGAACGGGACGGGCTGGTCGAGCGTACGGTGCACGCCGTCGTGCCGCCCCGCGTCGACTACGAGCTGACCGAGATGGGGCAGACCCTGCTCAAGACAGCCTGGGAGCTGATCGACTGGGCGGAGCGGCACGCGGAGGACATCGCGCACGCGCGGGTGCGCTACGACGCTATCCCTTGA
- a CDS encoding class I SAM-dependent methyltransferase yields the protein MQDAEVIAFTQGEDKHWWYRERRAIIAKEVRGLRPGKAVEIGAGGGGNSLVLKELGWDVLATEYTEAGVRIAKERGLNAMQADATQLPLDDGSQDLFLAFDVLEHIEDDQRAAAEIFRVLRPGGTALIAVPCDMALWSAYDEASHHFRRYTRETLTELISGAGLTIDSLRSWNVLLRPVVKMRRKTAAVDDTVGDVTAVSPVVNLGLGVIIKAERFLPVSSLPGVSLMMRAHRPA from the coding sequence GTGCAAGACGCAGAAGTTATCGCGTTCACGCAGGGCGAGGACAAGCACTGGTGGTACCGCGAACGCCGGGCCATCATCGCCAAGGAGGTCCGGGGCCTGCGCCCCGGCAAAGCGGTGGAGATCGGCGCGGGCGGCGGCGGCAACTCCCTCGTGCTGAAGGAACTCGGCTGGGACGTGCTGGCCACCGAATACACCGAGGCGGGCGTACGCATCGCCAAGGAACGCGGGCTGAACGCCATGCAGGCGGACGCCACCCAGCTCCCGCTCGACGACGGGTCGCAGGATCTGTTCCTGGCGTTCGACGTCCTCGAGCACATCGAGGACGACCAGCGGGCCGCCGCCGAGATCTTCCGCGTGCTGCGCCCGGGCGGCACGGCGCTGATCGCCGTGCCGTGCGACATGGCGCTCTGGTCGGCGTACGACGAAGCCAGCCATCACTTCCGGCGGTACACCCGGGAGACGCTCACCGAGCTGATCTCCGGCGCCGGCCTGACCATCGACTCCCTGCGCAGCTGGAACGTGCTGCTACGGCCGGTCGTGAAGATGCGCCGCAAGACCGCCGCGGTCGACGACACCGTCGGCGACGTGACGGCCGTGTCCCCGGTGGTGAACCTCGGCCTCGGGGTGATCATCAAGGCGGAGCGCTTCCTGCCGGTGAGTTCGCTGCCGGGCGTCTCCCTGATGATGCGGGCGCACCGCCCCGCCTGA
- a CDS encoding GNAT family N-acetyltransferase: MLVEATEADLALIRTWRNHPRVRDTHFYTREITPEQHLGWWATVERGDRKVLIFHYRDRPAGVVHFGQFDQAEGSAHWGFFLDIEGLEERRELLGAWLQLEQEAVDHAFDVLGLTWLRGETLTDNTVVRQLHKRFGFTESPVFEREVDGVTHQAVVTEMHADSRSARRR, from the coding sequence ATGTTAGTGGAAGCGACTGAGGCCGACCTCGCCTTGATCCGGACATGGCGTAATCATCCTCGCGTTCGGGACACTCATTTCTACACGCGGGAGATCACGCCGGAGCAACATCTCGGCTGGTGGGCGACGGTCGAGCGGGGTGACCGCAAGGTCTTGATCTTCCACTACCGCGACCGGCCCGCCGGAGTCGTGCATTTCGGGCAATTCGACCAGGCGGAGGGTTCCGCTCACTGGGGCTTCTTCCTGGACATCGAGGGCCTGGAGGAGCGCCGCGAACTGCTGGGCGCCTGGCTGCAACTGGAGCAGGAGGCCGTGGACCACGCCTTCGACGTGCTCGGGCTGACCTGGCTGCGCGGCGAGACGCTGACCGACAACACCGTGGTCCGTCAGTTGCACAAGCGGTTCGGCTTCACTGAGAGCCCGGTCTTCGAACGAGAGGTCGACGGCGTGACGCACCAGGCCGTGGTCACCGAGATGCACGCGGACTCCAGATCGGCCCGCCGCCGGTGA
- a CDS encoding NAD-dependent epimerase/dehydratase family protein, whose product MTSTILVTGGAGFVGGNLIKLLLTERPDAQIISVDNYFTGSVEKHVTDPRVRYLTGSTVDIRKIWAEHGLGSPDRVFHLGEYSRIVQSFDDVDLTWEFNLHGTKEVVKFAHEHGAKLVYAGSSSKFGNDGADENLNPYAWTKAKNIEYIKNFASWYGLDYAITYFYNAYGPWHITEGRYATVIGIFERQYLAGEPLTVVDPGTQTRDFTHVSDIVRGVVLAAEKGSGDGYLLGTGREWPLLEVARMFGAEIEMVPALRGERTRGRADTSKAATLGWEPTVKLDEYVADFVARHPRG is encoded by the coding sequence GTGACTTCTACGATCCTTGTGACCGGCGGTGCCGGGTTCGTCGGCGGCAACCTGATCAAGCTCCTGCTGACCGAGCGCCCCGACGCCCAGATCATCTCCGTGGACAACTACTTCACGGGGTCGGTCGAGAAGCACGTCACCGACCCCCGGGTCCGCTACCTGACGGGGTCGACCGTCGACATCCGCAAGATCTGGGCCGAGCACGGCCTGGGCTCCCCGGACAGGGTCTTCCACCTCGGCGAGTACTCGCGGATCGTGCAGTCCTTCGACGACGTCGACCTCACCTGGGAGTTCAATCTCCACGGGACCAAGGAGGTCGTGAAGTTCGCCCACGAGCACGGCGCGAAGCTGGTGTACGCCGGGTCCAGCTCGAAGTTCGGCAACGACGGGGCGGACGAGAACCTCAACCCGTACGCCTGGACCAAGGCGAAGAACATCGAATACATCAAGAACTTCGCGTCCTGGTACGGGCTGGACTACGCGATCACGTACTTCTACAACGCGTACGGGCCGTGGCACATCACCGAGGGCCGCTACGCCACCGTCATCGGCATCTTCGAGCGCCAGTACCTCGCCGGCGAGCCGCTGACCGTCGTCGACCCCGGTACGCAGACCCGCGACTTCACGCACGTGAGCGACATCGTCCGGGGCGTCGTCCTGGCGGCCGAGAAGGGCTCCGGCGACGGCTACCTGCTGGGCACCGGCCGGGAATGGCCGCTCCTCGAGGTCGCGCGGATGTTCGGCGCCGAGATCGAGATGGTGCCCGCGCTGCGCGGCGAGCGGACGCGGGGCCGGGCCGACACCAGCAAGGCGGCCACCCTCGGCTGGGAGCCGACGGTGAAGCTCGACGAGTACGTCGCGGACTTCGTCGCCCGTCACCCGCGCGGGTAG
- a CDS encoding LUD domain-containing protein produces MSQEAPALDEAFGVPASAEQLDRAAEALRTNGFVVHVVDTAEDARKLVVGELVPRDQAVFTASSETLRLSGILADLDESGGFQSVRAEAGDLGDDMWARIRLGALPDVVVGSVHAVTEEGHLVIGSASGSQFAPYASGAKKAVWIVGAQKVVPDLATGLRRLRTHSLPKEWRRLNELAGQTSFLSRILVIEHEWLPERGVVVLVREPIGF; encoded by the coding sequence ATGTCTCAGGAAGCACCCGCCCTCGACGAAGCCTTCGGCGTACCGGCGTCGGCGGAGCAGCTCGACCGCGCAGCCGAAGCCTTGCGTACCAACGGTTTCGTCGTCCACGTCGTCGACACCGCCGAGGACGCCCGCAAACTCGTCGTCGGCGAACTCGTCCCTCGCGACCAGGCCGTCTTCACCGCCAGCAGCGAGACCCTGCGGCTGTCGGGCATCCTCGCCGATCTCGACGAGTCCGGCGGCTTCCAGTCCGTCCGCGCCGAGGCCGGCGACCTGGGCGACGACATGTGGGCGCGGATCCGCCTCGGCGCACTGCCCGACGTCGTCGTCGGCAGCGTGCACGCCGTCACCGAGGAAGGTCACCTCGTCATCGGCTCGGCCAGCGGCAGCCAGTTCGCCCCGTACGCCTCCGGCGCGAAGAAAGCAGTGTGGATCGTCGGCGCGCAGAAGGTCGTTCCCGATCTCGCGACCGGCCTGCGGCGACTGCGTACGCACAGCCTGCCGAAGGAGTGGCGGCGGCTGAACGAACTGGCCGGGCAGACCTCGTTCCTCAGCCGCATCCTCGTCATCGAGCACGAGTGGTTGCCCGAACGCGGTGTGGTGGTGCTCGTCCGGGAGCCCATCGGGTTCTGA
- a CDS encoding carbohydrate ABC transporter permease, whose translation MVLRTAESRRAIGTTEDRRTILGRRRPRRRSPVVPWLFLAPALILLFYFKYLPMADGLRMSFYEIRGYLGDQWVGGQNYQEIVTDDQFTAALWHSVVLAVGTTAGSMFFGLILALLLEGSSRVLWFVRTAAFLPVVTTIAVVAEVWRILYHPAANGPLNTILGWFAISPQPFLADEHSSLLSIMAVGVWRGAPYDMMIFLAGLAGVDRSLYESSAVDGAGTWRRFRHVTVPALRPVFVILITLAAIRGIRVFTEVFLLTNGAPNGSTEVLMTLIYKLGLQQGELGIAAAGSIVLFAATVILTVAVRALRRREV comes from the coding sequence ATGGTTCTTCGCACCGCGGAGTCCCGCCGCGCCATCGGGACCACCGAGGACCGCCGCACGATCCTGGGGCGCCGCCGGCCGCGGCGGCGCTCCCCCGTCGTGCCCTGGCTGTTCCTGGCTCCGGCCCTGATCCTGCTGTTCTACTTCAAGTACCTGCCGATGGCCGACGGGCTGCGGATGAGCTTCTACGAGATCCGCGGCTATCTCGGCGACCAGTGGGTGGGCGGTCAGAACTATCAGGAGATCGTCACCGACGACCAGTTCACCGCCGCGCTCTGGCACAGCGTGGTGCTCGCCGTCGGCACGACCGCAGGCTCGATGTTCTTCGGACTGATCCTCGCGCTGCTGCTGGAGGGCAGTTCCCGGGTCCTGTGGTTCGTCCGCACCGCCGCCTTCCTGCCGGTCGTCACCACCATCGCGGTGGTGGCCGAGGTGTGGCGGATCCTCTACCACCCGGCCGCGAACGGCCCGCTCAACACGATCCTCGGCTGGTTCGCGATCTCGCCCCAGCCGTTCCTCGCCGACGAGCACAGCTCGCTGCTGTCCATCATGGCGGTGGGCGTCTGGCGGGGCGCACCCTACGACATGATGATCTTCCTGGCCGGGCTGGCCGGGGTGGACCGATCGCTCTACGAGTCGTCCGCAGTGGACGGCGCGGGCACCTGGCGGCGGTTCCGCCACGTCACCGTGCCCGCGCTGCGCCCGGTCTTCGTCATCCTGATCACGCTCGCCGCGATCCGGGGCATCCGCGTGTTCACCGAGGTCTTCCTGCTCACCAACGGCGCGCCGAACGGCTCGACCGAGGTGCTCATGACCCTCATCTACAAGCTCGGCCTGCAACAGGGCGAACTCGGCATCGCGGCGGCCGGGTCGATCGTGCTGTTCGCCGCGACCGTCATCCTCACAGTCGCGGTTCGCGCGCTGCGCCGCCGGGAGGTCTGA